Proteins encoded by one window of Anopheles maculipalpis chromosome 2RL, idAnoMacuDA_375_x, whole genome shotgun sequence:
- the LOC126556649 gene encoding uncharacterized protein LOC126556649 gives MSTLRQKIRNVFSWQHDDYSFEPVTELARPSDPPSEPAKSTKTSRFLKGSSTKPTATPTKGVGNRTAKINKKRLNQINIARNSSITSAQLNAAVPLVNIRRAPSDRSVLSEIDRQIVPRQPASGASKLFSRPITVAGGTAALSIISDRSLTSKASSSRASSSVPSTLTSTSQKDIVVVRKAPPAPPDSGRLFQRASKKPQAPSSSEAVVAPAADRSSIKRKPLLSGFGRQRGQGPSGPKHQSQQQPVSSVSVAAAGSGHAEGVAGTGSLSVNGGGGGGLLKSAASVSSLEYPVVSKPAQSARGTGQQRFNGSKEKLDHAHHHHLHHDHQPQLHTRQHQQHQHHHHHHPQTIQQHSRTASAQMAQMATVSTNHLNKFPASVSDDGVLLNERAVDVVAGSGLSSSMEQLTAISFVGPEKAKQPSPSKGRMAELQMHLEKLRSENRQLEKKVHEMTSCQEELLLLRDEMVKLKASHEQSNGELHRLLNENESLRDRLKTVVQSPLSDSEKQQLIRNTQRLHSSAPASIALPNNMDAEGTPCVTPDWDKQSSSSEIAVACLQDKIIQMEETHYSTNEELQATLQELADLQTQIMELQSDNERLVEEKDVIFQSLCRQTEKLEDTRTQIGTLQKLLLREPSQQDVTPTDREQKLVDLLKTAQDERECLMLKQEELNGELNELKSILEERSGDVSRARARISMLESSLDAANAERKDANAQLMESKEDASVKLIEISRLTTLLENARAKIDELEQDRAMGDKTDLEELLDVARKEKDQLETQVASLQEQLSIGQCEIQKLKDQLARLNEECKVVRNNAKCVISDLEYKHETVTQEKQKMATDFQQLQESINELQVQNKCLLEDKSQLETLLSETQKHLGETERQLMEKTEELNQETRLRKQEADEWEHFQSDLLMTVRVANDFKTEAQNAREKLALDNKALREKVRVLEQQIEQLNKQSLKGIGNADDVLLSYERLNVLKQDLYASTENLNTFDRNVDEFSHRVQLLRKQMYNFSLDRKPTSARPDTSGLNDPPKKSTLVLSPPSRSIQDSDSDVPPPLPKTKPPKLVVRFADDRSSVDTLDSVGYDYSTSESDQDDSDVMVVTKRKSTPFENNHRDKTPSSESISEGSVTASEDDLSQEVGEYQANPPAFRPIAASQSTENLSHSPYALFKPIPRFASKSTQDLSSTERTADGFYTRQHKHRHRALNSLDFGSGLFYSKSTDDLILPDIDGLTQKPPTNLSKFRKFRYERSISGSSLNSLVKLDRQEQQMRQQETISTTIKQNSIERKDVLSELKSTPPSLTTSSNTDLPQQSMATLPELKNKQEIRKPLPLPRADSEQNLASQKTIVYVIDEQTNQFVLEEELLRRREERKKRESASNTPPKLPVKSNTKFIANRKAPPPPTAAAVAAVTTSESLYENLPYRRSTVKKNYSFDHDAMLTSKETQSQSLITTVQQEMAVRRQQKSAIQRQDSRLSVKSLIESIENSAKQTKLNSDSRCSSSSSINSIPADANPTLSTKHSSISSTNNNNTINNNEHDSISNSNSKSHVNGNNNDENNVIQIPVQPSAVVQSGALPAKSPLREQQQPTVGSNVNSNSKPNASADTVMLMKKSSLISSNNGCNTTLNPAIISHKTMDYVRRNSYNDISERKDPLNALVKNGGSKRNALLKWCQNKTVGYRNIDITNFSSSWNDGLALCAIMHSYLPDRIPYDKLNQNDKRRNFSLAFTAAESVGIQTSLSIDEMCLQERPDWQQVMGYVTAIYKHFET, from the exons ATGAGTACACTAAGGCAAAAGATTCGAAACGTTTTCTCCTGGCAGCATGACGATTATAGTTTTGAACCAGTGACAGAATTGGCGCGGCCCAGTGATCCACCCAGTGAACCGGCCAAATCAACGAAAACGAGTCGTTTTTTAAAAGGATCCTCCACAAAGCCTACG GCTACGCCCACGAAAGGTGTGGGCAATCGAACggcaaaaatcaataaaaagcgATTAAACCAGATAAATATTGCGCGAAACTCGTCGATCACTTCGGCACAGTTAAACGCCGCCGTACCGTTGGTGAACATACGGCGTGCACCGTCGGATAGATCTGTGCTATCGGAAATCGACCGCCAGATAGTGCCGCGTCAGCCAGCTTCAGGTGCAAGCAAATTATTTAGCCGTCCGATAACAGTGGCCGGTGGCACGGCCGCTCTTTCAATCATATCGGACCGTTCGCTGACATCCAAAGCATCGTCGAGCCGTGCATCTTCATCGGTGCCTTCCACATTGACGAGCACGTCGCAGAAGGATATTGTGGTGGTAAGAAAAGCTCCACCGGCACCACCAGATAGTGGACGATTGTTTCAGCGTGCGTCAAAGAAGCCACaggcaccatcatcatcagaagCAGTAGTAGCACCTGCCGCAGATCGGTCTTCGATTAAACGAAAACCGCTGCTGAGTGGATTCGGTCGACAGAG AGGGCAAGGTCCATCGGGCCCGAAACATCAGTCACAACAGCAGCCGGTATCGTCCGTTAGTGTTGCTGCGGCTGGTTCTGGGCATGCGGAAGGTGTCGCCGGTACCGGCAGTCTGTCTGTAAACGGAGGTGGAGGAGGCGGGTTGCTGAAGAGTGCTGCATCTGTCTCGAGTCTAGAGTATCCGGTGGTTTCGAAACCGGCCCAATCTGCACGTGGCACCGGACAGCAGCGTTTCAACGGGTCGAAGGAAAAGCTGGACCAcgctcaccatcatcacctgCATCACGATCATCAGCCGCAGCTTCACACGcggcagcaccagcagcaccaacaccaccaccatcatcatccccaGACCATCCAGCAACACAGTCGAACGGCTTCGGCACAGATGGCGCAAATGGCGACCGTGTCGACGAATCACTTGAACAAATTTCCGGCCTCGGTTAGCGATGACGGGGTGTTGCTAAACGAACGCGCCGTTGACGTCGTAGCGGGCAGCGGGCTAAGCTCGAGCATGGAACAGCTAACCGCTATCAGTTTCGTCGGTCCGGAGAAGGCGAAACAGCCATCACCGAGCAAGGGTCGGATGGCCGAACTGCAGATGCATCTCGAGAAGCTGCGGTCCGAAAACCGTCAGCTAGAGAAGAAGGTGCACGAGATGACGAGCTGTCAGGAggagctgttgctgttgcgtgACGAAATGGTGAAGCTAAAG GCATCACACGAGCAGAGCAATGGCGAGCTGCACCGGCTGCTGAACGAGAACGAATCCCTCCGGGATCGGTTGAAAACCGTCGTCCAGTCGCCGCTATCCGATTCGGAAAAGCAGCAGCTCATACGCAACACGCAGCGGTTGCACAGTTCCGCACCGGCATCGATCGCGCTTCCGAAT AACATGGATGCTGAAGGAACACCTTGCGTTACGCCCGACTGGGACAAACAATCGTCTAGCAGCGAAATAGCGGTGGCGTGTTTGCAAGATAAAATTATTCAG aTGGAGGAAACCCATTATTCAACGAACGAGGAGTTACAGGCAACGCTACAAGAACTAGCCGATTTACAGACGCAAATAATGGAACTACAATCGGACAATGAACGGCTCGTAGAGGAGAAGGATGTCATCTTTCAATCGCTCTGCCGCCAGACGGAAAAACTCGAAGACACCCGCACCCAGATCGGAACGCTCCAGAAGCTACTGTTACGCGAACCAAGCCAGCAAGATGTGACACCGACGGATCGCGAGCAGAAGCTGGTCGATCTGCTCAAGACAGCCCAGGACGAACGGGAATGCTTGATGCTGAAACAGGAAGAGCTAAATGGTGAGCTGAACGAGCTGAAGAGTATCCTAGAGGAGCGTAGTGGCGATGTATCACGGGCCCGTGCTCGTATCAGTATGCTGGAATCGTCACTGGACGCGGCAAACGCCGAGAGGAAGGATGCCAACGCTCAGCTGATGGAATCGAAGGAAGATGCATCGGTAAAGCTGATTGAGATTAGCCGATTGACAACGCTGCTCGAGAATGCGCGGGCCAAAATCGATGAGCTCGAGCAGGACCGGGCAATGGGTGACAAGACGGACCTGGAGGAGTTGCTGGATGTTGCGCGGAAGGAGAAGGATCAGCTCGAAACGCAGGTTGCATCGCTGCAGGAGCAGCTGTCGATCGGTCAGTGCGAAATTCAGAAGCTCAAAGATCAACTGGCACGGCTAAACGAGGAATGCAAAGTCGTGCGCAATAACGCCAAATGTGTCATCTCGGACTTGGAGTACAAGCATGAAACCGTCACgcaggaaaagcaaaagatggCAACCGATTTCCAACAGCTGCAGGAATCGATCAATGAACTACAG GTTCAAAACAAATGCCTCCTGGAGGACAAATCCCAGCTGGAAACGCTGCTGTCGGAGACGCAGAAGCATCTCGGTGAAACCGAACGACAGCTGATGGAAAAGACTGAGGAACTAAACCAAGAAACTAGGCTTAGAAAGCAGGAAGCGGACGAGTGGGAACATTTCCAGTCGGACCTACTGATGACGGTACGGGTGGCGAACGATTTTAAGACTGAAGCACAAAACGCGCGCGAAAAGCTTGCCCTCGACAATAAGGCACTGCGCGAGAAGGTGCGCGTGCTCGAGCAGCAGATCGAACAATTGAACAAAC AATCCTTAAAGGGTATCGGCAATGCGGACGATGTTCTGTTGAGTTACGAGCGCTTGAACGTGCTTAAGCAAGATCTGTACGCTTCGACCGAAAATCTGAACACATTCGATCGCAATGTGGACGAGTTTTCTCACCGTGTTCAGCTGCTACGTAAGCAGATGTACAACTTTTCACTTGATCGAAAACCAACCAGCGCCAGGCCCGATACTTCTGGCCTTAATGATCCACCAAAGAAAAGCACTCTGGTGCTATCACCTCCGTCACGCTCAATTCAAGACTCCGATTCCGATGTGCCACCGCCGCTGCCTAAAACGAAACCTCCGAAACTAGTGGTCCGTTTCGCCGATGATCGATCAAGTGTTGATACGTTGGACAGCGTAGGATACGACTACAGTACAAGTGAGTCTGATCAAGATGATTCGGATGTGATGGTCGTTACAAAACGGAAATCGACTCCATTTGAGAATAACCATCGGGATAAGACACCCTCCTCGGAAAGTATCTCCGAAGGTAGCGTGACGGCTAGTGAGGACGATCTTTCCCAAGAAGTAGGCGAATATCAAGCCAACCCTCCCGCATTCCGTCCCATAGCTGCATCACAGAGTACCGAAAATCTGTCCCACAGTCCGTACGCTTTGTTTAAGCCGATTCCACGATTTGCTTCAAAAAGTACACAGGACTTGAGTTCCACGGAGCGCACGGCCGATGGTTTTTACACCCGGCAACACAAGCATCGGCATCGTGCGCTCAATTCGCTAGACTTTGGTTCCGGGTTGTTCTACTCCAAGAGTACCGACGATCTGATCCTTCCCGATATCGATGGATTAACGCAGAAACCTCCAACGAACTTAAgtaaatttcgaaaatttcgatACGAACGCTCGATTAGTGGATCGAGTTTAAATAGCTTAGTGAAGCTGGATCGTCAAGAACAGCAAATGAGGCAGCAAGAAACCATTTCTACcaccatcaaacaaaacagtatAGAACGCAAAGATGTATTAAGCGAATTGAAAAGCACACCACCATCACTTACTACCTCGTCAAACACAGATCTTCCGCAGCAATCGATGGCAACACTTCCGGagcttaaaaataaacaggAAATTCGTAAACCGCTTCCGCTTCCACGTGCAGACAGCGAACAGAACTTGGCGTCACAAAAGACGATTGTGTACGTAATTGATGAGCAAACGAATCAGTTCGTCCTGGAGGAAGAACTGCTCAGGCGCAGAGAAGAGCGCAAGAAGCGAGAATCCGCCAGCAATACTCCACCGAAACTGCCGGTAAAAAGCAATACCAAATTCATTGCCAATCGCAAGgctcctccaccaccaacagcagcagctgtagCAGCCGTTACGACATCCGAATCATTGTACGAAAACCTTCCTTACCGCAGAagtactgtaaaaaaaaattattcctttGACCATGATGCTA TGTTAACATCGAAAGAAACACAATCACAGTCACTCATCACAACTGTGCAGCAGGAAATGGCCGTACGGCGGCAGCAAAAGTCCGCCATCCAGCGGCAAGATTCGAGACTGTCGGTAAAGAGTCTTATTGAGAGTATTGAAAATTCAGCCAAACAG ACCAAACTAAATTCCGACTCACGATGCAGTTCCAGTTCCAGCATCAACAGCATTCCAGCTGACGCTAATCCCACCCTCTCTACGAAACATTCCTCAATTAGCAGTACGAACAATAACAACACTATTAACAACAATGAACACGACAGTATCAGTAACAGTAATAGTAAGAGCCATGTAAATGGGAACAACAACGACGAAAACAACGTTATC CAAATTCCTGTCCAGCCATCGGCTGTTGTGCAATCTGGCGCATTGCCAGCGAAAAGTCCGTTGAgggagcaacagcaaccaaccGTAGGGAGTAATGTGAACAGTAATTCCAAGCCGAACGCTTCAGCAG ACACAGTAATGTTGATGAAAAAATCAAGTCttatcagcagcaacaatggcTGTAATACGACACTAAACCCAGCAATTATTTCCCATAAAACAATGGACTATGTGCGTCGAAATAGCTACAACGACATAA GTGAACGAAAAGATCCGTTGAACGCGTTAGTAAAAAATGGAGGCTCAAAACGCAATGCACTGCTCAAGTGgtgccaaaacaaaacggttgGATATCGGAATATTGACATCACAAACTTTAGCTCCTCCTGGAACGACGGTCTGGCACTGTGTGCCATCATGCATTCCTATCTACCCGATCGCATTCCCTACGATAAGCTGAACCAGAACGACAAACGGCGCAATTTTAGTCTGGCGTTTACAGCAGCCGAAAGTGTTGGAATTCAGACGTCTTTG AGCATTGACGAGATGTGCCTTCAGGAGCGACCGGACTGGCAGCAGGTGATGGGCTACGTAACGGCCATCTATAAACATTTTGAAACATAA
- the LOC126557399 gene encoding uncharacterized protein LOC126557399 — protein sequence MTSQHNYTNPAFCQQSEFYTPPKTPGMAGSLMSIAATTTSAATRRNEQLTRSYNRITSKIVNRQHSLASYDQRAQYGGSPMPGKPLVNKRLLDRYGPVGGNGLQQQQQQQQPPSMNGSTSGSRYALVPVEEIPFNVVRKYSVVNETQLSLGVASGGSRSEEFLDRVGSVPNLNDRARNQARFGGTNGMNPMHAEEGNDDNDNDDDDGVHNLSDQFRSLPPMMSSHSTALDQHSSSRLKNAFSSDFGSKSFILYDQRNNQRFEMVPTEEDEELVDENQEIIQMHNGRAHRYAIIPSIADDEDETCLSNGTDEPPTAIHRTPSSLSGQQRDAKGTPATLVSRREAPKPHIPAAPGGSVTTTPSKVHPAGREETTPKKNLATQKLHELLTTPQKPPNPQWRGYPSSPSPFTATTPNTTPRRGVASGGGGPPPAIMVSSTPKQHQPAMMIPTTAIISPRLNSDIYSEKPLPDPEKPTNWGAGGSFPNGSKSWRKMANASATIGAVSLMLILCGFMNSGLSLYMTAKLGREFYLDMGILAGFSAIALGILGFKSRQCDWLPNRNYMSGFVLVTIFSLLNCCAEVILMTMHPYPGTPLNDVTTGIILGLSSLIILLISLGAITSRWCRAPPPDNRVDVCATGP from the exons ATGACGTCACAGCATAATTACACCAATCCGGCATTCTGCCAGCAGAGTGAATTCTATACGCCACCCAAGACGCCAGGAATGGCGGGCTCGCTGATGTCGATAGCAGCCACAACGACCTCGGCAGCTACGCGCCGTAATGAGCAGCTAACCCGCTCGTACAATCGCATTACTTCGAAGATCGTCAATCGACAGCATAGTCTGGCTTCGTACGATCAGCGGGCACAATACGGTGGCTCTCCAATGCCGGGAAAACCGTTGGTGAATAAACGTCTGCTGGATCGATATGGGCCTGTCGGTGGGAATGGattacagcaacagcagcagcaacagcaaccaccCTCAATGAACGGTAGTACCAGTGGTAGCCGTTACGCATTAGTTCCGGTGGAGGAAATTCCCTTCAATGTGGTGCGCAAGTACAGTGTAGTCAATGAGACGCAGCTGTCTCTTGGCGTTGCGAGCGGTGGTTCGCGCAGTGAAGAATTTCTAGATCGCGTCGGAAGCGTGCCGAATTTGAACGATAGGGCACGTAACCAGGCACGGTTCGGTGGTACCAATGGAATGAATCCAATGCATGCAGAGGAAGGAAACGACGACAATgacaacgatgatgacgatggtgtACATAACCTGTCGGATCAGTTCCGTAGCTTACCACCGATGATGTCTTCACATTCAACGGCACTCGATCAGCACTCGAGCTCACGGTTGAAGAATGCATTCTCATCAGATTTCGGTTCGAAATCATTCATACTGTACGACCAGCGCAATAATCAACGGTTTGAGATGGTACCGACGGAAGAGGACGAGGAACTGGTCGACGAGAATCAGGAGATTATTCAGATGCATAATGGACGAGCTCATCGGTATGCGATTATTCCAAGCATTGCGGACGATGAAGATGAAACGTGTCTTAGCAACGGTACGGATGAACCACCAACGGCCATCCATCGCACTCCATCCTCACTATCGGGTCAGCAGCGGGACGCTAAAGGAACTCCGGCCACACTAGTTTCCCGACGTGAAGCTCCCAAACCACATATCCCCGCCGCACCCGGTGGATCAGTCACTACGACACCATCCAAAGTGCACCCAGCAGGACGGGAAGAAACTACGCCGAAGAAAAATCTCGCCACACAGAAGCTACACGAATTGCTTACGACGCCTCAAAAGCCACCGAACCCGCAATGGCGTGGATATCCTTCTTCTCCCTCCCCTTTCACCGCCACCACACCCAACACGACACCGAGACGTGGTGTTGCATCTGGAGGTGGAGGACCACCACCAGCAATCATGGTGTCCAGCACACCGAAACAACACCAACCGGCGATGATGATCCCGACGACAGCCATCATAAGCCCGCGGCTAAACTCAGACATCTACAGCGAAAAGCCGTTACCCGATCCGGAAAAACCGACCAACTGGGGAGCAGGAGGATCATTCCCGAATGGTTCCAAATCTTGGCGAAAGATGGCGAATGCTTCCGCCACGATCGGAGCTGTGTCGTTGATGTTGATCCTGTGCGGTTTCATGAACTCAGGACTTAGCCTGTACATGACGGCAAAGTTGGGCCGTGAGTTTTATCTTGATATGGGCATACTGGCTGGATTTTCCGCGATCGCACTTGGCATTCTGGGCTTTAAGTCGCGGCAGTGTGATTGGCTACCGAATCGGAACTACATGTCAG GTTTCGTGTTGGTGACCATTTTTTCTCTGTTGAACTGCTGTGCAGAGGTAATACTGATGACGATGCATCCTTATCCTGGAACTCCACTGAACGATGTTACTACCGGGATAATCTTAGGACTTTCATCGCTGATTATTCTGCTGATCAGTCTCGGCGCCATCACTTCCCGCTGGTGCCGTGCTCCACCGCCAGATAATCGTGTGGATGTATGCGCTACTGGGCCGTAG
- the LOC126559792 gene encoding X-ray repair cross-complementing protein 6 translates to MSSDWRANRSDDEEDEQEEVFAGRSGLILTVDCSDYMFVQEGESDSRFVQVLHIIEAMMRNKVVTNETDLIGVVFYNTKNNPAPETEEELQPGLVAPRQCAIYLPLGTTSVETIRKVRGMRESKDLFDFDTKYGHAEGTSLSNVLWLCSRMFSHCGYKLSQSTIVLFTGNDMPHDSSTSEYQQALVKARDLQQKEIFVELVPMSGNFDCDKFYKEFLCTVLGEDMADFVPPVYEKSRDRLLYRLFVKSYKKRSMAHLKWYLADDLALGVNVYSLRRSPRYPKKVRLMRSTNEVIVTKRVHMSSTINEDGAEEESKVILPGEQRKSITIGGEKVSFKSEEVAHIKQLLQPGLRLLGFKPSSVIDIAYHLRSCLFLYPNEGYINGSTTLFRALYEKCLEKNQVAFCMLIMRRKQPLKLVALVPQQELGHDPLGEADRHCGFRVEFIPFAGDIRKLSMLEEITVPEVTDEQTDLFKKMIKKVKFKFHPSHFEDPSSQNLYINIESLVFDVEDAELFDSTRPDCEKIDMKLEPILSDMERLFGEDPAEAPKRRRNVGENNDGGEPRAKGARVLPANDEELLQMVKDGKAQSLTVAMLKEYLVKQGVRGLSQLTKLGLIDKILDTQAD, encoded by the exons atGAGTTCCGATTGGCGTGCGAATCGTTCCGACGATGAAGAAGATGAGCAGGAGGAAGTTTTTGCTGGCAGATCCGGGCTTATATTGACCGTGGACTGTTCTGACTACATGTTCGTGCAGGAGGGAGAATCGGACTCCCGGTTTGTACAGGTGCTTCACATCATTGAGGCCATGATGCGCAACAAAGTCGTTACCAATGAGACGGATTTA ATTGGAGTAGTGTTCTACAACACCAAGAACAATCCTGCACCGGAAACTGAGGAAGAACTGCAACCGGGCCTTGTTGCACCGCGACAATGTGCCATATATCTGCCTCTCGGAACCACTTCAGTGGAAACGATAAGGAAAGTACGAGGTATGCGGGAATCGAAGGATTTGTTCGATTTTGACACAAAGTATGGCCACGCGGAGGGCACGAGCCTGTCGAACGTATTGTGGCTTTGTTCGCGGATGTTTTCCCACTGTGGCTACAAACTGTCCCAGTCCACAATCGTCTTGTTTACGGGCAATGATATGCCGCACGATAGTAGCACCAGCGAGTATCAGCAAGCACTGGTAAAGGCGAGAGACCTGCAGCAGAAGGAGATTTTTGTAGAACTGGTACCGATGAGTGGTAACTTCGATTGCGACAAATTCTACAAAGAGTTCCTGTGTACCGTACTGGGGGAGGATATGGCCGATTTCGTGCCACCGGTGTATGAAAAGTCGAGGGATAGGTTGCTGTACCGTTTGTTCGTGAAAAGCTACAAGAAGCGATCGATGGCCCACTTGAAGTGGTATCTTGCCGATGATCTAGCACTTGGTGTAAATGTTTACTCGTTGAGAAG GAGTCCACGCTATCCCAAAAAGGTGAGACTAATGAGATCAACAAACGAGGTGATCGTAACGAAACGGGTCCACATGTCCAGCACCATTAATGAAGATGGGGCAGAGGAAGAATCCAAAGTCATTTTACCTGGCGAGCAAAG AAAATCGATCACGATCGGCGGCGAAAAGGTATCGTTCAAATCGGAAGAAGTCGCCCACATTAAGCAACTGTTACAACCCGGATTACGCTTATTGGGATTTAAACCCTCATCCGTGATCGATATAGCTTATCATCTTCGTAGTTGCTTGTTTCTGTATCCAAACGAAGGTTACATTAACGGATCCACTACACTGTTTCGGGCGCTGTACGAAAAATGTCTTGAGAAGAATCAGGTGGCCTTCTGTATGCTCATTATGCGACGGAAACAACCGCTCAA GTTGGTAGCCCTCGTACCTCAGCAGGAGCTGGGGCACGATCCTTTGGGTGAAGCGGATCGCCATTGCGGATTTCGTGTCGAGTTTATTCCATTTGCTG GTGACATTCGAAAATTATCCATGCTAGAAGAAATCACGGTCCCGGAGGTTACAGACGAGCAGACGGATTTGTTCAAAAAGATGATCAAAAAGGTAAAgttcaaatttcatccatCACACTTTGAGGATCCATCGTCACAAAATCTATACATCAACATCGAGTCGCTGGTGTTTGATGTGGAAGATGCTGAGTTGTTCGATTCGACGCGACCCGATTGCGAGAAAATCGACATGAAGCTGGAACCAATTTTGAGCGATATGGAGCGCCTGTTTGGAGAG GATCCCGCGGAAGCTCCTAAGCGTCGCCGAAACGTTGGAGAGaataatgatggtggtgaacCGAGAGCGAAAGGGGCACGAGTATTACCAGCAAACGATGAGGAACTTCTTCAAATGGTGAAAGATGGCAAA GCTCAAAGTTTAACTGTGGCGATGCTGAAGGAATATCTTGTAAAACAAGGCGTTCGTGGACTTTCGCAGCTGACAAAATTGGGCCTTATTGATAAGATTCTAGATACACAAGCAGATTAA
- the LOC126558479 gene encoding arrestin domain-containing protein 4: MPRKLLKFLILFDNTSLLYFPGQFLSGRVLLELQDDTPVLGLHFHVVGECVVRVRSTRHERSYDKENYIDFRMRLLGDSDNQGPTILSPGIHSFPFKLGLPVDLPSTFLGRYGWVQYFCKAGLREPSGLIHKNHQVFIVMNPIDLNLEQPYLADPFKCNIEHNLGMACVGGGIVKCKIILDRGGYVPGESIMITATVTNASSVTIKSTKAALTETIQYFARDKVVQTEKRELAVIARGKIRAGHRDEWQNESLYVPPLPPTNLRGCHLIRIQYDVCFLIEPKSLEKQIKLQLPITLGTYPFKTADGDDTNEWAETIYKPETHYPSTLPIFRPWLHEKNDQK; the protein is encoded by the exons ATGCCACGGAAGTTGCTTAAGTTTCTGATCCTCTTCGACAACACGTCGCTACTGTACTTCCCGGGACAGTTTCTATCCGGACGGGTCCTGCTAGAGCTGCAGGACGATACACCGGTGTTGG GACTTCATTTTCATGTCGTTGGCGAGTGTGTCGTACGTGTGCGGTCGACCCGCCACGAACGATCGTACGACAAGGAGAACTATATCGATTTCCGCATGCGATTGCTGGGCGATTCCGACAACCAAGGACCAACGATCCTGTCCCCCGGCATACATAGCTTCCCGTTCAAGCTTGGACTGCCGGTCGATCTGCCGTCGACCTTCCTCGGACGGTACGGTTGGGTGCAGTACTTCTGCAAGGCCGGACTGCGCGAACCGTCAGGTCTGATACACAAAAACCACCAAGTGTTCATCGTGATGAATCCGATCGATTTGAACCTTGAGCAGCCTTATCTGGCG GATCCTTTTAAATGCAATATCGAGCATAATCTCGGTATGGCATGCGTTGGAGGAGGTATCGTCAAGTGTAAAATCATACTCGATCGAGGAGGGTATGTGCCGGGCGAATCGATAATGATAACGGCGACGGTAACGAACGCTAGCAGCGTTACGATCAAGTCCACGAAAGCTGCTCTAACggag ACGATACAATATTTCGCACGTGATAAAGTTGTGCAGACAGAGAAGCGAGAGCTGGCAGTGATAGCCCGGGGAAAGATACGGGCCGGTCACAGGGATGAATGGCAGAATGAATCCCTTTACGTGCCACCACTGCCACCGACAAACCTGCGCGGTTGTCATTTGATCCGGATTCAGTACGACGTTTGT TTCTTAATAGAACCGAAATCGTTGGAAAAGCAAATCAAACTGCAGCTACCGATCACGCTCGGTACATACCCTTTCAAAACGGCAGACGGTGACGACACGAACGAGTGGGCCGAAACCATTTACAAGCCGGAAACACATTATCCCTCCACACTACCAATCTTTCGGCCTTGGTTACACGAGAAAAACGACCAGAAATAA